Proteins from a genomic interval of Trifolium pratense cultivar HEN17-A07 linkage group LG6, ARS_RC_1.1, whole genome shotgun sequence:
- the LOC123889202 gene encoding phragmoplastin DRP1E — MTTMESLIGLVNRIQRACTVLGDYGGADGNSFNSLWEALPSVAVVGGQSSGKSSVLESIVGRDFLPRGSGIVTRRPLVLQLHKVESGTQEYAEFLHLPRRKFTDFALVRQEIEDETDRVTGKSKQISPIPIHLSIYSANVVNLTLIDLPGLTKVAVEGQSESIVQDIEAMVRSYVEKPNSIILAVSPANQDIATSDAIKLAREVDPTGERTFGVLTKLDLMDKGTNALDVLEGRSYRLQHPWVGIVNRSQSDINKNVDMIVARRKEREYFATSPDYGHLANKMGSEYLAKLLSKHLESVIKARIPSITSLINKSIEELESEMDHLGRPIALDAGAQLYTILELCRAFERIFKEHLDGGRPGGDRIYNVFDNQLPAALRKLPFDRHFSLQNVRKVVSESDGYQPHLIAPEQGYRRLIEGALGYFKGPAEASVDAVNFVLKELVRKSIAETQELKRFPTFQAELAAAANEALERFRQEGKKTTLRLVDMESSYLTVDFFRRLPQEVEKAGSPAPSNVDRYAEGHFRRIASNVSSYIGLVADTLRNTIPKAVVYCQVRQAKQSLLNHFYAQIGKKEGKQLSEMLDEDPALMERRIQCAKRLELYKAARDEIDSVSWVR; from the exons ATGACAACTATGGAGAGTTTGATTGGATTAGTCAACAGAATTCAAAGAGCTTGTACTGTACTTGGTGACTATGGAGGTGCTGATGGTAACTCTTTTAATTCTTTATGGGAAGCTCTTCCTTCTGTTGCTGTTGTCGGTGGACAG AGTTCAGGGAAGTCTTCAGTTTTGGAAAGCATTGTTGGTCGTGACTTTCTTCCTAGAGGATCAG GGATTGTGACAAGGCGTCCATTGGTGTTGCAGCTGCACAAGGTAGAAAGTGGGACACAAGAATATGCCGAGTTTCTTCACCTGCCAAGGAGAAAGTTCACTGATTTTG CCTTGGTCCGCCAGGAAATTGAGGATGAAACCGACCGAGTAACAGGGAAGTCGAAACAGATATCTCCTATTCCTATTCATCTCAGCATCTATTCTGCGAATG TTGTCAACCTAACCTTGATTGATTTACCCGGTCTGACTAAAGTGGCTGTAG AGGGACAATCTGAGAGTATTGTTCAAGACATTGAAGCTATGGTCCGATCTTATGTTGAGAAG CCTAATTCCATCATTCTAGCAGTATCTCCAGCCAATCAAGACATAGCAACTTCTGATGCTATTAAACTTGCCAGGGAAGTTGATCCCACAG GTGAAAGGACATTTGGAGTTTTGACAAAGCTAGATTTGATGGACAAAGGAACTAATGCTTtggat GTCCTGGAGGGAAGATCTTACCGTCTGCAACATCCCTGGGTTGGCATAGTAAATCGGTCTCAGTCGGACATCAATAAAAATGTTGATATGATTGTTGCTAGACGGAAGGAGCGTGAATATTTTGCAACCAGTCCTGATTATGGGCACTTGGCCAATAAAATGGGTTCAGAATACCTTGCAAAGCTTCTCTCAAAG CACTTGGAGTCGGTAATTAAGGCAAGGATACCTAGTATAACGTCTTTAATAAACAAAAGCATTGAGGAACTTGAATCAGAGATGGATCATCTTGGGAGACCTATTGCTCTTGATGCTGGG GCTCAACTATACACTATCCTAGAACTTTGCCGAGCATTTGAACGGATATTCAAGGAGCATTTAGATGGAGG gcgGCCAGGAGGTGACAGGATTTATAATGTCTTTGACAATCAGCTTCCCGCTGCATTGCGAAAGCTTCCATTTGATCGTCATTTTTCTCTCCAGAATGTAAGGAAAGTGGTGTCAGAGTCGGATGGTTATCAGCCTCACTTGATTGCCCCAGAGCAAGGTTACAGGCGCCTGATTGAGGGGGCTCTTGGTTACTTTAAAGGCCCAGCTGAAGCTTCAGTAGATGCT GTTAATTTTGTCTTAAAAGAACTCGTGAGGAAATCAATAGCTGAAACTCAG GAACTGAAGCGATTCCCAACTTTTCAAGCTGAACTAGCTGCTGCTGCAAATGAGGCTTTAGAAAGGTTTCGTCAAGAAGGTAAGAAGACAACTCTCCGGCTTGTAGATATGGAATCCTCATATCTCACTGTGGATTTCTTCCGGAGACTACCTCAAGAAGTGGAGAAAGCTGGAAGTCCTGCTCCCTCAAATGTAGATCGATATGCAGAAGGTCATTTCAGGAGAATTGCATCAAATGTGTCGTCTTACATAGGACTGGTGGCAGACACACTCAGGAACACAATTCCAAAGGCGGTTGTTTATTGTCAGGTCAGACAAGCAAAACAGTCGTTGCTTAACCATTTCTATGCACAAATAGGGAAGAAAGAG GGTAAACAGCTATCTGAAATGTTGGACGAAGACCCTGCATTGATGGAGAGGAGAATACAGTGTGCAAAAAGGCTTGAACTATATAAAGCAGCAAGGGATGAAATTGATTCTGTATCTTGGGTACGATGA